CTGCCGTACGGCACCGTGCTCAACATCGGGCACCCCGAACACGTGCCGGTGCGGGAGGCGATCGCGGTGCTGGCCGGGCTGCTCGGCGTACGGCCCCGCGTCCGCCACCACGCCGCCGTGGCCGGGGACGCGGCACGTACCTGGGCGGACAGCGGCGAGGCCGCGCGCCTGCTCGGCTGGTCGGCCGGGGTGGACCTGGCCGCCGGTCTCGCGGACCAGCTCGCCTGGCACCGCGCCGGCCGGACGCGACCGGCACCCGCACGCGCCGGACAGCCGGCATGACCGGAGAAGCCCCCGAGACCCAGGCGTCCCCTGCGGGGCCGCCGGAAGTACGCGCGGCCTACTTCGCGTTCGACCGTTTCCCCTCCACCAAGGGCTCGGCGGTGCACATCGGCCAGATGGCGGCCGAGCTCTTCGAGCGCTTCGGCGGCGGCCTGCTCGGCGTACTGGGCGGAGGGAACCTGCCGCGCTACCAGTGGGAGCCGGGTTCCGGCATCCGGATCGCGCGCTTCGGCGAGCGGATCCCGAACCTCATCGACCGGGCCGAGGCGTACTCCGCGTGGGTCGCCGCGCACGTCGCCCCGCACGTGGAGACCCTGCGGGTCTGTCACGTCCGCGACCCGTGGAGCGCGCTGCCGGTCGTGACGGCGCCGGGCCGGCGCTACCCCGTGGTGTACGAGGTCAACGGCCTGCCATCGGTCGAGCTGGGCCACACGTGGCCGCTGGCGGCCCCGGCCACGCTCGCCAGGATCGCCGAGCTGGAGGACTTCTGCCTGGAGCGGGCGGACGTGGTGGTGGTGCCGTCGGGTGTGATCGGGACCGCGCTCCGCCGCCGTGGCGTGCCGGGCGAGCGGATCGAGCTGGTGCCGAACGGCGCCGACGTGCCGCCCGAGCGGCCGCGGCCGGACGACGCGCCGGAGTCCTACCTCGTCTACGCCGGGGCGCTGCAGCCGTGGCAGGGGCTCGACGTGCTGCTCCGCGCCTTCGCCCGGCTGGCGGACCTGACCGGCCTGAGGCTGGTCATCCTCTCCTCCGTGCCGGAACGCCGCGCACGGGCGCTGCGGCGCCTGGCCGAGCGCCTCGGCGTCGAGGACCGCGTGGTCTGGAGGTTCACGCTGCCGCACGCCGAGGTGGCCGCCTGGCTGGCCGGCGCGGCCGTCTCGGTGGCGCCGCTGACGGGTTGTGCGCGCAACGTCGACCAGGGCTGCGCGCCGCTGAAGATCCTGGAGTCGATGGCCGCCGGCACGCCGGTCGTGGCCTCCGGCCTGCCCGCCGTACGCGAGCTGATGGCCGACGGTGTGCACGGCCGGCTCGTCGCCCCGGACCGGCCCGCCGAGCTCGCGCGCGCCATCCGCGTACTCCTGGAGTATCCGGACGCGGCGCGGGCGATGGGGGAGCGCGGGCGGCGGCGCGTACGCGAGGAGTTCGCCTGGGCCGCGACGCGGGCGAGAATGGCCACAATTTATCGCTCTATCACCTCCAATTCGGGGATAACACGTTGATAGTGTCCGCCCCATGTTCTGGCGGAACACGCGCGAAGCGATCGGCCGCTTCCACCCCGTACACCAGCAGCTGACCACCGAGCGCACGGTGTCGCTGTCGTCCCGCGCGGGGGAGTGGGCGAGTGTTCTCGCCAGCCTTTCCCAGCACGAGGCGACGGTGAAGCGCCGGAAATGGCGGCTCCCCGCGAGGGCGACCACCGTCATGGTGCCGCTCATTCACGTGCTGTCCGAAGACGCCGGCCCCGAAGGCGCGGTCGCGATCGCCGCGGACTTTCGCGGCCCGGACACGCCCGGCAAGACCGGCCCGAGGCGGGAGGTCCCCGCCGGAGGCCGCGTCCGCAAGATCACCGAATGGTTCGTGCTGGATCCCTGGCTTCAGGCACGTGCGGAGCTGAAGGACGGCAGCGTCCTGGAGATCAAGGTCACCGACCGGATCCGCCACCGGAAGCTCCACGTGGTCAACGCGCGCAACAAGCACAAGTGGAAGACGAAGAAGAAGGCCGTGCAGCGCATCGACGTCAAGCGCACGCTGCCCCGTGGTGCCGGCGTACGCCGGCCGGACGCGGCTCCGCCGGGCTGGATCGGGGTGCGCCGCAAGGACGGCAAGCGGACCGTGCTCAGTGCCATCGCCAAGCTCGGCCGGGTGCCCGGGGAGCAGGAGCAGTTCCCGGTGATCCTCACCGTGGTGACCGAGCTCTTCCGCTGGACCGCGCCGGCGTCTCCACGGAGGAGCGCGTGAACCCCTGCGGAGCGACCACGGGATTCTTCGTCCTCGGCCGCTGCGGCCGGGCGGCGGTGACGGTGTGCCGATGCGGCCGCCAGATCTGCGCCGAGCACGCCGACCAGCAGGGTCTGTGCCCGGAGTGCTCCGGCGCCCAGGGCTACGCCGACCCGTACCGGCCCGGCTGGGCGCGCGGGTTCCGCCGCTCCTACTACCAGCGCAGTTCCTATGACTACGGGGACCCGAACCTGTACACCGGCTACGACATCTACGACCGGAGCGGGTTCGACCAGGGCGACGACTTCGCCATCGGCGGTGATGTGGACCCGGACTCGGGTGACGGCGGCTGGACCGACAGCTGATGCGTGTCCTGTGGCTCACCGAGCACTATCCGCCGAGCCGTGGCGGCATGGCCGAGTCCTGCGACCGCATCGTACGGGGCCTGCGCGGCGCCGAGGTGGAGGTCGACGTCGCCCACCTGACCCGGCGGGACCGGCAGTGGTGGGCCGAACGGGAGTACGGCGGCCGGCTGCTGACCGCGCCGCTCGATGACAATCCCGAGCACGCGCTGCGCCGCCTCTGGACCGAGCTCACCGGTGAGACCTACACCCACGTCGTCGCGTTCGGCGGCACCTACGCCATGCTGGGCGCGCCCGTACTGGCCGCCTGGCTCGGCGTGCCTCTCGTCACCTGCCTGCGCGGCAACGACTTCGACACCGGGGTGTTCTCGCTGCGCCGGCGCGAGGCGCTGCTGGCGGCCCTGCGTGCCTCCGCACGCGTGTGCGTCGTGGCCCGGTCGCACGGCCCGCTCGTGGCCGCCCTGGTCCCGGAGGCGCCGGTGACCTGGGTGACGAACGGCATCGACACGGCGAACTGGGAGATCCTCCCGTCCGAGCGGTCCCGCGCGGACGCGTGGCGGGCGTCGTCCGTCTCTCCGGGGCGGCGCGTGCTCGGCCTCATCGGCCAGCTCAAGAACAAGAAGGGCGTCGGGTTCCTGCTGGACGCCCTGCTCGCGTCCGGCCACGCGGAGGAGTTCCACCTGCTGCTGGTCGGCGAGGTGGAGGACGGCGTCGGGGAACGCCTGGAGCGCCTCGCGTGGACGCGCATGCCGTTCCTCGAACGCTACGACCTGCCCGCCGTCTACGCGGCCTGCGACCTCGTCGCGCTCCCCTCCTTCTACGACGGCCTGCCCAACGTCGCACTGGAGGCCGCGGCGCTGGGCGTACCTCTGCTCGCCTCGGACGCGGGCGGCCTCGCCGACCTGGCCGACGACGAGATCGGGTTCACCTTCCCCGCCGGTGACCCGTACGCCTGCCGCGCGGCGCTCGACCGCGCGGCACGGGCGACCGGCGAGGAGCTGGCGAAGCTGGGCGCCGCCGCGGGCGAGCGGGTGCGCCGTGACTTCACCCCGGAGGCGGAGACCGCCGGCTACCTGACCGTCCTGCGGGAGACCGGCTGAGCCGCGGTGATCGTCTGTTACGCCAACGGCGGCGGTCTGGGGCATCTCACCCGCATTCGCGCGTACCTGCACACGAGGCGGCGGGATGAGCCGGCCACCATCCTGACCGGCTCGCCGTTCGCCGCCGACCCGCGCGTGACCGGCGGACACCCGGTCCTGTCCGCGCCCGCCGGGCTCGACCACGACGGGCTCCGCCGCTGGATCGGCGCGGTCCTGGCCGACCTCGAACCCGCCGAACTGGTCGTGGACGCCTTCCCGGCCGGCCTGGCCGGCGAGCTGACCGCGCGGAGCGTCCCGGCCGGCACCCGGGTCGTGCACCTGGCCCGGCTGCTCCGCTGGGACGTCTACCGGCCGCTGCTGCCCTCCGTGCCACCGCGCTTCGCCGAGACGTTCCTGGTCGAGCCGGTGACGGCCGGGCACGAGGCGTACCTCGCCTCGGTGTCCGCGTCGGTCACCGCGCTGGAGCTGACCGAGCCACCGGATGCGTCGACGGGCGTGGAGGGCTGGCTGATCGTGCACTCGGGGCCGGACCCGGAGACCATGGAACTGGTCGAGTACGCGCGGGAGATGGCCGGGCTGGAGGGCCTGCGGCCACGGCTCACCCTGGTGTCGCCGAGCCGCCCGGACGCGCTGCCGCCCGACGTCGCGCATCTCGACGTCTATCCGGCGTGGCCGCTCTTTCCCAACGCCGGGCGTGTCATCACCGCTGCCGGCTGCAACATCGTCCGTCAGCTCGCCCCCCTGCGGGAACGGCATCGGATGATGCCGTTCCCACGTCGCTTCGACGACCAGTTCGCCCGCGCGGCGCGTGTACGGGCGGGCACGGTCCATAGGGGAACGATCGGGTGACGGACGGGGCATCCGTGCCCACCACGGAATCCTCGGTCCGTGGTCGGCACCGATGTCCGGTGGCCGGGCCTGACGCAGGGTGATTCCAGCGACAAATGTTCGCTGCGGCCGAACGGCACGGTCGGTTCACCCATTCGGGGAGAGAGGTCACATGACCACATGGAAGACCATCGGGGCATTGTCCCTGGCAACCGTCCTGGCCACTGCGGTCGGCATTCCAAGCGCGTACGCCGCCACGGGGACGGTCTTCGCCGACGACCAATACTTCGACTCGCCCCAGACCCAATGGTCCGTCGTGGCCCCGATGCGCGTCGGTGACTGCAGCATGTTCGGCAACCTCTATCTCAGCAGGCCCGATCCCACCGGTTTCACCAAGGTCCGGTTTGTTTTCACCACCTCGACCAGCCGCACGAGCAAATTCGACCAGTGGCACAGCTCGTGGAGGTTCCTCGACTCCGCCGGTGGGCAGGTCGGCGCGCTGGACACCATCGACGGCCTGCGAATGCCGATCGTCAATCACAACTACTGGGGCGAGATAAACACCGGCATCTCGATGACTCCTCATCAGTGGGCCAGCATCACGCGGGTCGCCTGGACCGGTGAGTGTTAGTCATGCCGCTCGCGAACGCTGTGACTTCGGGCAAGGAGAGGAATGGGAAATGAACATCCGACGACCAGCCATGATGATGGCGGTGGCCGTATTGGGGGTGCTCTCCGTCGCGACCCCCGCGACCGCCACGGCCGGCACCTTCGGTGCGCTGGTGCCGAGCACCTTCACGCAGGTCTACAGTCCTCCG
Above is a genomic segment from Actinoallomurus bryophytorum containing:
- a CDS encoding glycosyltransferase family 4 protein, whose amino-acid sequence is MTGEAPETQASPAGPPEVRAAYFAFDRFPSTKGSAVHIGQMAAELFERFGGGLLGVLGGGNLPRYQWEPGSGIRIARFGERIPNLIDRAEAYSAWVAAHVAPHVETLRVCHVRDPWSALPVVTAPGRRYPVVYEVNGLPSVELGHTWPLAAPATLARIAELEDFCLERADVVVVPSGVIGTALRRRGVPGERIELVPNGADVPPERPRPDDAPESYLVYAGALQPWQGLDVLLRAFARLADLTGLRLVILSSVPERRARALRRLAERLGVEDRVVWRFTLPHAEVAAWLAGAAVSVAPLTGCARNVDQGCAPLKILESMAAGTPVVASGLPAVRELMADGVHGRLVAPDRPAELARAIRVLLEYPDAARAMGERGRRRVREEFAWAATRARMATIYRSITSNSGITR
- a CDS encoding glycosyltransferase family 4 protein, with the protein product MRVLWLTEHYPPSRGGMAESCDRIVRGLRGAEVEVDVAHLTRRDRQWWAEREYGGRLLTAPLDDNPEHALRRLWTELTGETYTHVVAFGGTYAMLGAPVLAAWLGVPLVTCLRGNDFDTGVFSLRRREALLAALRASARVCVVARSHGPLVAALVPEAPVTWVTNGIDTANWEILPSERSRADAWRASSVSPGRRVLGLIGQLKNKKGVGFLLDALLASGHAEEFHLLLVGEVEDGVGERLERLAWTRMPFLERYDLPAVYAACDLVALPSFYDGLPNVALEAAALGVPLLASDAGGLADLADDEIGFTFPAGDPYACRAALDRAARATGEELAKLGAAAGERVRRDFTPEAETAGYLTVLRETG